The Candidatus Aminicenantes bacterium genome window below encodes:
- a CDS encoding thiamine diphosphokinase produces the protein MKKKLITAIVVCNGVLCDAECVAQQIRRADLVLAADGGARHLAALGLIPDVIIGDMDSLDPDLLDRYSAAEVIRHPRRKDKTDTELAVELAQDRGAGRVLLLGAFGGRPDHVLGHISLLSRFPGILEIRETGMRIRALQGQILTCIDVPPGGLVSLVPFPEAWGVTTRGLEFSLNSESLTPGTRGISNRVSGTPAWLRVEGGGLLLCSRENGFD, from the coding sequence ATGAAAAAAAAACTTATCACTGCAATTGTTGTATGCAACGGCGTGTTATGTGACGCAGAATGTGTCGCGCAACAGATACGGCGGGCGGATCTGGTGTTGGCCGCCGACGGCGGCGCCCGCCACTTGGCCGCTCTGGGTTTGATCCCGGATGTGATCATCGGTGACATGGATTCCCTTGACCCTGATTTGCTGGACCGTTATTCTGCGGCGGAAGTGATCCGGCATCCCCGGCGCAAAGACAAAACCGATACCGAACTGGCGGTGGAACTCGCTCAAGATCGCGGCGCCGGCCGGGTCTTATTGCTGGGGGCTTTCGGCGGTAGACCGGACCATGTGCTGGGTCATATCTCCTTGCTGTCACGGTTTCCCGGCATTTTGGAGATCCGCGAAACCGGGATGCGCATCCGTGCCTTGCAGGGCCAAATACTTACGTGCATCGATGTCCCGCCGGGCGGGCTGGTGTCCCTTGTGCCCTTTCCCGAGGCTTGGGGTGTGACCACCCGGGGACTTGAATTTTCCCTGAACAGTGAATCTTTGACGCCGGGAACCCGGGGAATCAGTAATCGAGTATCCGGCACGCCGGCGTGGTT